A genomic window from Silene latifolia isolate original U9 population chromosome Y, ASM4854445v1, whole genome shotgun sequence includes:
- the LOC141633760 gene encoding uncharacterized protein LOC141633760: MNSGNSKKTPNLSPTIDRTTLYCAALTNSLLNTLIPTSSPQKETHPSPSPSVRPSSSDPRIALPPYVLSSIHSRWENSLIIKLTGKSLDSNHLSTSLRSLWKCKLPIKLVGLGKGFYSCSIGNKEGLQNIKSNGPWFIHGYYLHIQDWKPNFQASSALIKSAPTWIILPELPIEYHRPDIFQAIGNSLGGFIKHDLNGLNRNNARFARISVHLDQSKPQPARVWIGTFCQEIKLVEKTNFFFICQGQCVGSCSTHSPSVNPDNPNHVSDGSKTISPIVDQDKLKNPNPPILTNSPDSSWTLVPFRKSGTDLKEAESSLLLPLSLHLLR, from the exons ATGAATTCTGGGAATTCTAAAAAAACCCCTAACCTATCTCCGACCATAGATCGGACTACCTTGTACTGTGCCGCCCTCACCAATTCCTTATTAAACACACTTATCCCAACCTCAAGCCCTCAAAAAGAAACCCACCCCTCTCCATCTCCGTCCGTCAGGCCCTCCTCCTCTGATCCGCGCATCGCCTTGCCCCCTTATGTCTTATCTTCAATCCATTCAAGATGGGAAAATTCGCTCATCATCAAACTCACCGGTAAATCGCTGGACTCCAACCACCTCTCCACTTCTCTCCGTTCTTTGTGGAAATGTAAACTTCCAATTAAGCTTGTGGGACTTGGAAAGGGATTCTATTCCTGCTCGATTGGGAACAAGGAAGGCCTTCAGAATATCAAATCTAATGGGCCTTGGTTTATCCATGGCTATTATCTTCATATTCAGGACTGGAAACCCAATTTCCAAGCTTCCTCGGCGCTAATTAAATCCGCTCCGACATGGATTATTCTCCCGGAATTACCAATTGAATACCACCGTCCCGACATTTTTCAGGCTATCGGAAATTCCCTTGGTGGGTTTATTAAACACGACCTAAATGGCCTGAATAGAAATAATGCTCGATTCGCTCGGATTTCGGTCCATCTTGACCAGTCGAAGCCTCAACCGGCGAGGGTGTGGATTGGTACTTTTTGTCAGGAAATAAAATTGGTAGAAAAAACCAATTTTTTCTTTATTTGTCAGGGACAATGTGTTGGCTCTTGCTCTACCCATTCCCCTTCTGTAAATCCGGATAACCCCAATCACGTGTCAGATGGGTCCAAGACAATAAGTCCAATTGTGGACCAGGATAAGTTGAAGAATCCAAACCCCCCTATCTTGACTAATTCCCCTGATAGCTCCTGGACCTTGGTTCCTTTTAGGAAAAGTG GAACGGACTTGAAAGAAgcagaatcaagccttttactgcCCCTTAGCTTGCATTTATTGAGATAG